The genomic window GCTCCTAAGATATACACCACCGGATACTGTCGATGCAAGGGCACCGCTGGTTCTGGCAAAAACACCGTAATCGTTTTATCCGGTAATAAAGCAGAAGGAAAATTCAGAAAAGTTTCCCGGGCGGGATTTAACAACATCAAAGGTTCCCCGCCAAACACATTCAACGAAAACAAACAGAAGCATAGAATAAATAGTTTTTTCATGAAGTTATTCTAACAAAATATCCTTCTCAGTTCCAGTAGGGCCTATGTGGCAGACCTAGCAAATTCTAGGTCTAAATTCTCTTGCGCGGGCCTCTCAAAAACGCTATTCTATAATAAAGATGAGGGACTAGATATGAATAAATCAAATTTACGTTTTTTACTTGCACTGGGTAATCAAACCGTCGTTGCTGTCAAAGAAAAGGACCAGATTAAAGTATATACCAAGCAACACACCACTTCCCCGAACGTATCCGTCAAAAAACTGTCTACCTTAATTACCCGGTAGGCAAGCTGCTTTTTACCCCGCTTTGTCTAAATTGTTATAATAAAAGGATGAAAAAACTACTTTTATGTTGTCTATGTACCCTCTATACTTTACCTATCCTGTGCAAAACCGCGACAAATCTTTCTGAAGTAATGCCGCTATTGCAGGCCCCTGTTCGTACTTCTGCACAAAACGAACAAGTGCTCCAATTATTTATCACTGCCAAACAACCTGATTTGATTTTTTCTACGGGTGCCAGTTTAGTTCGCATCCCGCCGACATCCGCTCAGCAAACCAAATTATTCCGTCTTTTGCTTCGTGAACAAGAACCGTTAAAACAAGTCTTCGCCGCGATTATTTTAACTGCTATGGGAAATAATTATGCAGAAACGACTCCTCTTTTGCAAGAAGCTATTTCCAGCACAGATCCTGCGTTGCGGGCATACGCGGCTGCAGCTTATACCATCTTAAATCCCTCCGACACTTCGTACGCGCCTTACATTGTCAATTTGTACATTTACGATGCGGCCTTTGCACAACGTGCGATGAATTTAATAGCCGGCAACGAAAAACAGCTCTTAAAACAACTCAAAAGTGCCTCTCAATCGACAAATGCACAAATTCGTTCTGCCGCCGCTTCGTGGCTGGCCGATATGGGAACGGAACAAGCGGCCAACGTCCTGTTAAAAATGGCAAAAAAAGAAACAGATACTAACGCTATTGTTTCGGTTGCTTCGGCCCTAGCCAAAAATAGATCTTGGACTTTAGAGCCTATTCTGAAAGGTTTGAAAACTAAGCCAAGTGCTGCATCCGCTTCCGTATATACTCTTGCCTTAGGGTTTATGACGGGATATGCAGTGGAACCGCTTAGACAGGCTTTGCAAAGCACAGACGAAAATACACGCATCAATGCTATCCGCGCCGCTACGTATATGGCAGGGGTGTTAGCAAGCCCGGATGCGGCTTTATACACTTCAGACAAAAATTTCGATATCGGACTATTAAAAAGTTTAATCGCACCGATCACTGCCTTGTCGCATTACGGGTCTGCCTCCGTCAAACCGTATGCCGAAAGTGCCTTACACCAAATTGCTAAATTGAAATAGGAGTTTGTATGAATGTTAAAAAATTAGATCCGCACGCTCTTTTACCGCAACGTGCCCATTCCACCGATGCCGGTGCTGATTTATTTGCTTTGCAACGCACGGTGTTGCCGCCGCATGCAATCACGCAGGTACACACCGGAATAGCTATCGAATTACCGCAAGACACTGCCGGAATTATTTGGGGAAAAAGCTCCGTAGAAAGCAAAGGAATTAAAGCCATGGCCGGGCTCATTGATGCTTCTTACCGCGGAGAACTCATTGTCTGCTTATATAATTTGAATGAGAAGGAATTTATTTTTGAGGCCGGACAAAAAGTGGCTCAATTAGTAGTACTGCCCACTTTATTCCCCTCTTTCACACAGGTACAAGAACTTTCCGATACCGCTCGCGGAGACGGTGGATTTGGAAGTACGGGAAAATAATAATCTATGTCTAAACTTAAAACCATTTTTTTCGGAACACCTCAACTTTCTGTACCCTATTTAGAGCTCTTGCACGAGTTAACTGAAGTACAGTTGGTGGTAACGCAAGCGGACAAACCCCGCGGCCGTGGTATGGTGATTACACCGTGCCCGGTTAAACAGCGCGCTTTGGAGTTAGGTCTGCCCGTTCGTTCTCCGGAGAAAATGAAAGATATTTTAGAAGAAGTAAAACAAATCCCGTTTGAGCTGGGTGTGGCCGTTGCTTTTGGAAAAATATTCCGCCCTGATTTTTTGGCTTTACCGAAACTGGGTATTTTGAATGTCCATTTTTCGCTCTTGCCGCTGCTGCGCGGCGCGGCACCGGTACAACATAGTTTGTTTCAAGATTTCAAAACTACGGGTGTGAGTGTTTTTTGGATAGAACCGGGTTTAGATGACGGCCCTTTATTTTTGCAAAAATCCATTCCGGTAGATCCGCAAGATAACGCACAAACCTTATTTGAAAAACTAATACCGTTAGGGTTAGAAGCCCTGCGGGAAACACTTACTCAAGTACAAGCCGGACATCTGGTAAAAACTCCGCAAAGCGGCGTTCCTTCTTTGGCACCTCAAATCAGCAAGGAAGATGCCCTGCTTAATTTTCAAGTTCTAACCGCCCCTCAAATTCACCATCGGGTACGCGGACTAGCCTGTGGCCCTAAGGCCCGCACCTTACTGCAAGTGAACGGGAAAGAAGAAACCTTACAAATTCTACGCACCTCTCTAGCAGATACAACTGCTTCCTCTGCCCTGCCCGGCACCGTATTAGCCGTTGAAAGCCAACGCGGAATTTTAGTAAAATGTAATCAAGGAAATATTTGGATTACCGAGGTACATCCTGCTGGGAAAAAACCTATGTCCGCGGCCGCTTATGCCAACGGACATGGTATTAAACCTGCCGCAGATGTAGTAGTGTTTCATGGCAACAGAGACTGAACAAAATTTTGATGAATTTATTGCTAAGAAAAAAACTTCCTCCCGTGTAAAATGGGTGGTAGTTTTTGTTGTCTTGGTATTTTTTATTGCGCTACTTGCGGTGTCGATTGATTGGGTACTAGGGGCCTTAGTACATACCCGACAAGAAGTACAAGTGCCCGATATTACCAACAAGCCAGTTACCACGGCGCTTAATTCTTTAGCTTCCGTTAATCTAGCACTCAAACAAGCCGGTGTAGAATTTGCCGAAGGAGTTCCTCCGGGTTCTGTGTTGCGCCAAATTCCGTCGGCCGGTAGCACGGTGCGTGAAGGAAGAGTGATCCGTGTTTGGATTAGCCAAGGGGATGAAATGGTATTTGTTCCTGCCGTACAGGGACTGGATTTGCGTG from Elusimicrobiaceae bacterium includes these protein-coding regions:
- the fmt gene encoding methionyl-tRNA formyltransferase encodes the protein MSKLKTIFFGTPQLSVPYLELLHELTEVQLVVTQADKPRGRGMVITPCPVKQRALELGLPVRSPEKMKDILEEVKQIPFELGVAVAFGKIFRPDFLALPKLGILNVHFSLLPLLRGAAPVQHSLFQDFKTTGVSVFWIEPGLDDGPLFLQKSIPVDPQDNAQTLFEKLIPLGLEALRETLTQVQAGHLVKTPQSGVPSLAPQISKEDALLNFQVLTAPQIHHRVRGLACGPKARTLLQVNGKEETLQILRTSLADTTASSALPGTVLAVESQRGILVKCNQGNIWITEVHPAGKKPMSAAAYANGHGIKPAADVVVFHGNRD
- the dut gene encoding dUTP diphosphatase translates to MNVKKLDPHALLPQRAHSTDAGADLFALQRTVLPPHAITQVHTGIAIELPQDTAGIIWGKSSVESKGIKAMAGLIDASYRGELIVCLYNLNEKEFIFEAGQKVAQLVVLPTLFPSFTQVQELSDTARGDGGFGSTGK